A single genomic interval of Carbonactinospora thermoautotrophica harbors:
- the carB gene encoding carbamoyl-phosphate synthase large subunit: MPRRNDLRSVLVIGSGPIVIGQACEFDYSGTQACRVLKAEGLRVVLVNSNPATIMTDPEFADATYVEPITLEYVAKIIEKERPDALLATLGGQTALNTAVALHAAGVLEKYGVELIGANIDAIEAGENRERFKEIVASIGAECARSIICHSMEECLAAAEELGYPLVVRPSFTMGGAGSGMAYDEADLRRIAGAGLAASPTTEVLLEESILGWKEYELELMRDRKDNVVVVCSIENLDPMGVHTGDSITVAPAMTLTDREYQRMRDVAIGVIRAVGVDTGGCNIQFAVHPETGRMVVIEMNPRVSRSSALASKATGFPIAKIAAKLAVGYTLDEIPNDITQETPASFEPTLDYVVVKVPRFAFEKFPAADPRLTTHMKSVGEAMAIGRCFPEALQKALRSLERKGAAFSWLGEPGDKEELLRAVATPTEGRINQVLQALRAGATVAEVARASGIDPWFVDQIKLLDEVAEVVRTAPRLDPDTLRLAKRYGFSDAQIGELRGLREDVVRAVRHALGIRPVYKTVDTCAAEFAARTPYHYSCYDEETDVAPREKPAVIILGSGPNRIGQGVEFDYSCVHASFALREAGYETVMVNCNPETVSTDYDTSDRLYFEPLTLEDVLEVVHAEQQAGPVAGVIVQLGGQTPLGLAQKLKDEGVPIVGTSPEAIHLAEDRGAFGRVLARANLPAPKHGTASSYVEAKRIADEIGYPVLVRPSYVLGGRGMEIVYDDRMLRDYIERATQISPEHPVLVDRFLDDAVEIDVDALFDGEELYLGGIMEHIEEAGIHSGDSACVLPPITLGGYVIKKIRAATEAIARGVGVRGLINIQYALAGDILYVLEANPRASRTVPFVSKATAVPLAKAASRIMLGATIAELRAEGLLPATGDGGDLPLSAPIAVKEAVMPFNRFRTVEGKTVDTVLGPEMRSTGEVMGIDATFGTAYAKSQAGANGPLPTTGRAFVSVANRDKRAMIFPVKRLADLGFEILATDGTAEVLRRSGVPATVVRKQSQGPGPDGEPTIVQRILAGEVDLIVNTPFGVGPRVDGYEIRTAAVTRNIPGITTVQGLAAAVQGIEALRQGEVNVRSLQEWAAQINAARNGGAR, translated from the coding sequence ATGCCCCGCCGCAACGATCTGAGATCCGTCCTCGTCATCGGGTCCGGCCCGATCGTCATCGGGCAGGCGTGCGAGTTCGACTACTCGGGCACCCAGGCGTGCCGCGTGCTCAAGGCCGAGGGCCTGCGCGTGGTCCTGGTGAACTCCAACCCGGCCACCATCATGACCGACCCGGAGTTCGCCGACGCGACCTACGTCGAGCCGATCACCCTCGAGTACGTCGCCAAGATCATCGAGAAGGAGCGGCCCGACGCCCTCCTCGCCACCCTCGGCGGCCAGACCGCGCTCAACACCGCGGTCGCCCTGCACGCGGCCGGCGTGCTGGAGAAGTACGGGGTGGAGCTGATCGGCGCGAACATCGACGCGATCGAGGCCGGCGAGAACCGCGAGCGGTTCAAGGAGATCGTCGCCTCGATCGGGGCCGAGTGCGCCCGCTCGATCATCTGCCACTCCATGGAGGAGTGCCTGGCCGCGGCCGAGGAGCTGGGCTATCCGCTGGTGGTGCGGCCCTCGTTCACCATGGGCGGCGCCGGCTCCGGCATGGCGTACGACGAGGCGGACCTGCGCCGCATCGCCGGGGCGGGTCTCGCGGCCAGCCCCACCACCGAGGTGCTCCTGGAGGAGTCGATCCTCGGCTGGAAGGAGTACGAGCTGGAGCTGATGCGCGACCGCAAGGACAACGTGGTCGTCGTCTGCTCCATCGAGAACCTCGACCCGATGGGCGTCCACACCGGCGACTCGATCACCGTCGCGCCGGCCATGACGCTCACCGACCGCGAGTACCAGCGGATGCGGGACGTCGCGATCGGCGTCATCCGGGCGGTCGGCGTGGACACCGGCGGCTGCAACATCCAGTTCGCCGTCCACCCGGAGACCGGCCGCATGGTCGTCATCGAGATGAACCCGCGGGTGTCCCGGTCCAGCGCGCTCGCGTCCAAGGCGACCGGCTTCCCGATCGCCAAGATCGCGGCCAAGCTCGCCGTGGGGTACACCCTCGACGAGATCCCCAACGACATCACCCAGGAAACCCCGGCGTCGTTCGAGCCCACGCTCGACTACGTCGTGGTCAAGGTGCCGCGGTTCGCCTTCGAGAAGTTCCCGGCCGCCGACCCGCGCCTGACCACCCACATGAAGTCGGTCGGCGAGGCCATGGCGATCGGCCGCTGTTTCCCCGAGGCGCTGCAGAAGGCCCTGCGGTCGCTGGAGCGCAAGGGCGCGGCGTTCTCCTGGCTGGGCGAGCCGGGCGACAAGGAGGAGCTGCTCCGGGCGGTCGCCACGCCGACCGAGGGGCGGATCAACCAGGTGCTCCAGGCCCTGCGGGCCGGGGCGACCGTCGCGGAGGTCGCGCGCGCCTCCGGCATCGACCCCTGGTTCGTCGACCAGATCAAGCTGCTCGACGAGGTCGCCGAGGTCGTGCGGACCGCGCCGCGGCTGGACCCGGACACGCTGCGCCTGGCGAAGCGGTACGGGTTCTCCGACGCCCAGATCGGCGAGCTGCGGGGGCTGCGCGAGGACGTGGTGCGCGCGGTGCGGCACGCGCTCGGCATCCGGCCGGTGTACAAGACCGTGGACACCTGCGCCGCCGAGTTCGCCGCCCGCACCCCGTACCACTACTCCTGCTACGACGAGGAGACCGACGTCGCCCCGCGCGAGAAGCCAGCGGTGATCATCCTCGGCTCCGGGCCGAACCGGATCGGCCAGGGCGTGGAGTTCGACTACTCCTGCGTGCACGCCTCCTTCGCGCTGCGCGAGGCCGGGTACGAGACCGTGATGGTCAACTGCAACCCGGAGACGGTCTCCACCGACTACGACACCTCCGACCGGCTGTACTTCGAGCCGCTGACCTTGGAGGACGTGCTGGAGGTGGTCCACGCCGAGCAGCAGGCCGGCCCGGTCGCCGGCGTGATCGTGCAGCTCGGCGGGCAGACCCCGCTGGGGCTGGCGCAGAAGCTCAAGGACGAGGGCGTGCCGATCGTCGGCACCTCGCCGGAGGCGATCCACCTCGCCGAGGATCGCGGCGCGTTCGGCCGCGTGCTCGCCCGGGCGAACCTGCCGGCGCCCAAGCATGGCACGGCGTCCTCGTACGTGGAGGCCAAGCGGATCGCCGACGAGATCGGCTACCCGGTGCTGGTCCGCCCCTCCTACGTGCTCGGCGGGCGCGGCATGGAGATCGTCTACGACGACCGGATGCTGCGCGACTACATCGAGCGGGCCACCCAGATCTCGCCCGAGCACCCGGTGCTGGTGGACCGGTTCCTCGACGACGCCGTCGAGATCGACGTGGACGCGCTGTTCGACGGCGAGGAGCTGTACCTCGGCGGGATCATGGAGCACATCGAGGAGGCCGGCATCCACTCCGGGGACTCGGCGTGCGTGCTGCCGCCGATCACGCTCGGCGGGTACGTCATCAAGAAGATCCGCGCCGCCACCGAGGCGATCGCACGCGGGGTCGGGGTGCGCGGCCTGATCAACATCCAGTACGCGCTGGCCGGCGACATCCTGTACGTGCTGGAGGCCAACCCGCGGGCGTCGCGGACCGTGCCGTTCGTGTCCAAGGCGACCGCGGTGCCGCTGGCCAAGGCCGCGTCCCGGATCATGCTGGGCGCCACGATCGCCGAGCTGCGCGCGGAAGGCCTGCTGCCGGCGACCGGTGACGGCGGCGACCTGCCGTTGAGCGCGCCGATCGCGGTCAAGGAGGCGGTCATGCCGTTCAACCGGTTCCGGACCGTGGAGGGCAAGACCGTGGACACCGTACTCGGCCCGGAGATGCGGTCCACCGGCGAGGTCATGGGCATCGACGCCACTTTCGGCACCGCGTACGCCAAGTCGCAGGCCGGCGCCAACGGGCCGCTGCCCACCACGGGCCGCGCCTTCGTGTCGGTGGCCAACCGGGACAAGCGGGCCATGATCTTCCCGGTCAAGCGGCTCGCGGACCTCGGCTTCGAGATCCTCGCCACCGACGGCACCGCCGAGGTGCTGCGGCGCAGCGGGGTCCCGGCCACGGTCGTGCGCAAGCAGAGCCAGGGGCCCGGTCCGGACGGCGAGCCGACCATCGTGCAGCGGATCCTCGCCGGCGAGGTCGACCTGATCGTCAACACGCCGTTCGGCGTGGGGCCGCGCGTGGACGGGTACGAGATCCGGACCGCGGCTGTGACGCGGAACATCCCGGGCATCACCACCGTCCAGGGCCTCGCCGCCGCCGTCCAGGGCATCGAGGCGCTGCGCCAGGGCGAGGTGAACGTCCGCTCCCTGCAGGAGTGGGCCGCCCAGATCAACGCCGCGCGGAACGGGGGCGCCAGGTGA
- the carA gene encoding glutamine-hydrolyzing carbamoyl-phosphate synthase small subunit: MIGLARKPALLVLEDGRTFRGYQYGAEGETFGEAVFTTGMTGYQETLTDPSYHRQVVVMTAPHVGNTGVNDEDPESRRIWVAGYVVRDPARLPSNWRAKRTLDEELVAYGVVGICGIDTRALTRHLRERGAMRVGVSSVETDPDALLERVLASPSMVGADLAREVTTPEPYVVPAQGEKRFTVAALDLGIKAMTPYRMAERGMEVHVLPATSTAEDLLAVDPDGVFFSNGPGDPATADYAVEAMRGVLDAGKPVFGICFGNQILGRALGFGTYKLKYGHRGINQPVMDRATAKVEITAHNHGFAVDAPLDKVAETPYGRVEVSHVCLNDDVVEGLRCLDVPAFSVQYHPEAAAGPHDAAYLFDRFAELMKGGR; the protein is encoded by the coding sequence ATGATCGGCCTGGCGCGCAAGCCCGCCCTGCTGGTGCTGGAGGACGGGCGGACGTTCCGCGGCTACCAGTATGGGGCCGAGGGCGAGACGTTCGGCGAGGCGGTCTTCACCACCGGCATGACCGGGTACCAGGAGACCCTCACCGACCCCTCTTACCACCGCCAGGTGGTCGTCATGACCGCCCCCCACGTCGGCAACACCGGCGTCAACGACGAGGATCCCGAATCCCGGCGCATCTGGGTCGCCGGCTACGTGGTGCGCGACCCGGCCCGGCTGCCGTCCAACTGGCGCGCGAAGCGCACGCTGGACGAGGAACTGGTCGCGTACGGCGTCGTCGGCATCTGCGGCATCGACACCCGGGCGCTGACCCGGCACCTGCGCGAGCGCGGCGCCATGCGGGTGGGGGTCTCCAGCGTGGAGACCGACCCGGACGCGCTGCTGGAGCGCGTGCTGGCCAGCCCGTCCATGGTCGGCGCGGACCTGGCCCGCGAGGTGACCACGCCCGAGCCGTACGTGGTGCCGGCCCAGGGCGAGAAGCGGTTCACGGTCGCCGCCCTCGACCTCGGCATCAAGGCGATGACCCCGTACCGGATGGCCGAGCGCGGCATGGAGGTGCACGTGCTGCCGGCCACCTCCACCGCCGAGGACCTGCTGGCCGTCGACCCGGACGGGGTGTTCTTCTCCAACGGCCCGGGCGACCCGGCCACCGCCGACTACGCGGTCGAGGCCATGCGCGGGGTGCTGGACGCCGGCAAGCCAGTGTTCGGCATCTGCTTCGGCAACCAGATCCTGGGCCGGGCGCTGGGTTTCGGCACCTACAAGCTCAAGTACGGCCACCGGGGCATCAACCAGCCGGTCATGGACCGGGCCACCGCCAAGGTGGAGATCACCGCGCACAACCACGGGTTCGCGGTGGACGCCCCGCTCGACAAGGTCGCCGAGACCCCCTACGGGCGGGTCGAGGTGAGCCACGTGTGCCTCAACGACGACGTGGTCGAGGGGCTGCGGTGCCTGGACGTGCCCGCCTTCTCCGTCCAGTACCACCCGGAGGCGGCCGCGGGCCCGCACGACGCCGCCTACCTGTTCGACCGGTTCGCTGAGCTCATGAAGGGCGGTCGGTGA
- a CDS encoding PH-like domain-containing protein, translating into MTGHWIAAESAPVTQLGERLAWTTLMVLVILGLYLLMWRAWKRRAARQAAELPPLPKPPAEPGEPLASAAGIYVSTTSEGDWLDRIVAHGLGARSRAELTVTPQGVLFAREGAPAVYIPAARIRGVRRERGMAGKFVEEGGLLVITWEHGSRTLDTGFRAERVAEHDAVEHAVAGLVPAGGGA; encoded by the coding sequence ATGACCGGGCACTGGATCGCCGCGGAGTCGGCGCCCGTCACCCAGCTGGGGGAGCGGCTCGCCTGGACCACGCTGATGGTGCTGGTCATCCTCGGGCTGTACCTGCTCATGTGGCGCGCCTGGAAGCGGCGCGCGGCCCGGCAGGCGGCCGAGCTGCCGCCGCTGCCGAAGCCGCCCGCCGAGCCGGGCGAGCCGCTGGCCTCGGCGGCCGGGATCTACGTCAGCACCACGAGCGAGGGCGACTGGCTGGACCGGATCGTCGCCCACGGGCTCGGGGCGCGCAGCCGGGCGGAGCTCACCGTCACGCCGCAGGGCGTGCTGTTCGCGCGCGAGGGCGCGCCAGCCGTGTACATCCCCGCCGCCCGGATCCGCGGCGTGCGCCGCGAGCGGGGCATGGCGGGCAAGTTCGTGGAGGAAGGCGGACTGTTGGTGATCACTTGGGAGCACGGTTCCCGCACGCTCGACACCGGTTTCCGGGCCGAGCGCGTCGCCGAGCACGACGCGGTCGAGCACGCGGTCGCCGGGCTCGTGCCAGCGGGAGGTGGGGCATGA